From the genome of Phlebotomus papatasi isolate M1 chromosome 2, Ppap_2.1, whole genome shotgun sequence:
AGAAATTCTCTTGGCATGCTTCCCCAAAACAGGAATTCTCCTTGTAGTTTGATTACTGTAGATTGCCAAATTTCCACGAGTCGTACCAACTGCAACAACCTGACCCTGTTTAGCCCACATGATGCATGTAGGAGTGTCCCTCAAACCAATATCAACCAGTTGCTTCTTTTGCGTATTTGCATCCCAAAGCAACAACTGAGATGTTCCCAGACAAATAACGCCTAGAATATCTCCATCAGCATCCCAACCAAAGCCGCAGCAGAGTCCTTGAAGGACTATGCGATGTTGCATCTGGCCTTGACGATTGAAGATGGCAATGGTGCCGTCACTGCCAGTTGTGGCAAGCAAGACACCGGAACCGcctaaaaacgtttaaaattgcTCAATGCAATTTTGACGATTTCGGCATTATACCgaagtaattttcttttattaactcttattaaattgatataaaatcacaaaatttaacTCACGGGAGTTATTTGTGGGGTTGTGTCTTATTtcttaaactaaatttaaagtttttgagatattttaaaaGCAGAAAAGAGATGATAATGTTAAAATTCgtcataaaattaaagaaaatatcaacaTATTACACGAAACCACGTATAACGATACAATTTCACTATATGCCTATCTAAAAGTGAGGAAATCTAAAGAAATTTCTAAGTTggaaatgattccaaattaccccactATACCTATACCTTATTTGAAACACTTTATAGGTTTgagattttttgtataaaaaattaaagtaattattttatttggtattgtttaaatcagaggtgtgcaagaaaccgttgaaaccgaattaacgtcaaatgaaacatgtacgtcaatggtcaaaacgttactataacaaacttattttgacgttaattcggttttaacggtttcttgcacacctttggtttaaataaaacagcttgacattttaaaatttgtatacAGAATATCCTGATTTTTGTACGCACATATGAACGGAGTGAACGGATGTCGTCGGAAGTACTAAagcatttttttgcaaaatttaagcaattttatGTTTACATATTTCAGGGGCTTTAAGGGTTCAGAATATTAAACAATACCATCCTATTCTCTATTTCCACCTTCATGAGGTGAGTCATGCAACTTTTTTctatatgacaatatcatatcgTTAAAtggcaaatttaaatttttttaagtggTAATCTCGGAAGAATTAGTCGAATATCAGTCACTAAGAGCTTAACACAGCTCTTTCCAATGGCCACTCGATATACTCACTGacctttaatatttttctgctgccgaatttaccataaaaatttgACATATGACACAGAATCCCCTTACTAGACTCCAGTTGAGACTTTCGTTTACAGATTGACGGAAGATCTGGCGGAAGATCTTGGCGATCTGAACTAAATTTCTCAGACTTCGGCGGAAAACATTCAGGAGAAAAGCACAttatatatgattttcattaatgcagattacgaattttttaacataaccccacaattgacattttgaatccaaacgtcgtcgttcgaatttgagacattcagatttgagagactctactgtgtGAAGTTtagacaatttaaaaattaatttaagggATCATTGTATTGAAAAAACTGACGTTAGGGAAATTTACTAGAAGTTCCGGTTCCCTTCTAGTAATTTAAGGGATTTGGCATCAGGTGGCAACCGCGTACCATAACGTAGAAATTGTCgacaaaaaatcgaaattttgaaaaaaggaaGGTATTATAGGGAAAcgtactctcccttcaaacgtgcATGCctacgaataatgtgaatttcttctacttaagagatttacacatgattattacagaattatcaataattgatgataagctaaccaatatttaatagaaatgtataagttTCTTACgaaaactaaaagtaaattcatattattcgaaggcatgaacgttcgaagggagagtactttcccctactgctctCTGTGTTgcggagtttgagcagtaaaaaaatcaaagtctCATTTTTTATGTATATGCTGTTTTAATGTGTTCCATATTTTTCTACATTTGCATTTACATTTAATAAAGTACACATAATTTTTCGTATTTATCATGAATCATTAAAGTTTTTGTGACGGTAGTAGGGTGCAGCCTGCACCGTCTAGCCGTCGGTCGGAAGCGATCCTGCAAAAGAAAAGTCTCGTTTTGCAGGAGCACTTGTCATCGGCATACACAATACCTGTCGAACTAATTTCCATAGGCAAGGAAAGGGGTTGCCTTCTAATTTCCACCAAGCCAGTAGATCATAAACTTCCTCATCTATGTGacgataaataaaatattcctcCCGTATACTACAGGAAGACGTGCAGTGGCTAGAGCCAGAGACAGgagtattttcctttttttaaattaatttaagccCATCTCTTTCAATGGCCACTGTGGCTCTGTCTATATCCTCCTCTTGCTCCTGCACATTCGTCGAAACCCAAAAAGCAATatattaataagaataatactATACTAATACAGACAACATACCGCATCATTTATGATTTCAGTGTTGGATGATCCTTTCCATTTGGATTATAAAATCCATGGAGGAGACATTCTTTTCGGCAAGGCATAAGGAAATCTCGTTTAGATTGTgcatatgaaatatttattagttatttgttattagatattttttagctgagattctttactatCTGAacttttgtggtcctaggtgaaatccgaccacgtcagatcgggcccaaattttagaTGTACAccttttgacactcatagatcacgaaaatcatgtgtgctaaaaatcgattttcgtagaCATCCGTCCAGTCCGcgtccggagtacaaacgcttctggagagagaacggaaagagatatcgacaagcggttttcggcaaaggttaaatgtcgataggtagctagaagttgatgatgtcgGAACCTCCCCCCTTCCGCTattttggaatacccccaaattttgttttctcaataagcccctatggcatcaatcgggctcaaattttagtatgttatagctgggcctaagagctttcgatcgatactAAACTTAACCCCCTCCGACCCCCTGATCCGAGCTAGATGGGGtcagaaattcaattttcaaatggccataactccgcttctaattatcgaaatttgaaaaattttggtatttttgaaagctctcgtggagtactacaacccttatgacacgacaatttcatccgattaaatcgaaggttcgattaatcgaaaaatcgattttcgattaatcgatttcaaatatttcgaaaactagacgatgctttttctttaaattttagtatgttgtagctgaggtcgagacctttccaacggtggattGCACTCCTCTCTCGAtattccctgacccgagctataatcgaaaatgtcttgACTTGACTGCATTTTCAGTGTTTATGATAcgttttcgatgaaattttgttatatattgtatctgagatcgagatatTTCTAatgatgggtcccatccgtctctaccccaacccactgtaccccgacccttactatatccttatggaccggactctatctctaacgTTTATTAaccaatgaacttttttttcttttgttcgtCTTCCCcaatcagactatttaaaatagaaaatgaccagtgataagcccagataagcttatggtagctgagattctttacaggtgacctcgaaatgcgtgcaactcaaggtgcttgcaactcggaatgcgtgaaaattcgattgttagttgtattttgggggtaaagaatcgcgtcgagccaattttatccatttcgatggcggagaacagtttactcgatgcgattttttacccccaaaattcaactcacaatcgaattttaacgcatttcgagttgcaagcacctcgagttgcacgcatttcgatgtcacctgtaaagaatctcagctaccaaaAGCTTATCTGGGCTCATCACTGGTTTTTCGATTTCAATATCAATTCTATCAATAAATTCCTATTAAGTGTTATCTTTAATGTTTTACAAGACTTAATAAAttacttcaaatatttaaaagttcaaAATCGGAATCTTGCAAAAACAAAACGTTTATATTTATGAATCCTATTAAAGTAAATActagaagaattaaaaataggaaaataaaaaaaatcaaggataCTATgaaatagggggaggtggggctacattgatattggatttttttaccTACAGTGCcagctttgtaatccggatgattgggagacaatatgacagatgtacgcttcgtaatccggatggatttttttgaatttgttcaacgtctcgcaaatataatacaagtttttttttgtagaattagaataaaagttttaaaaaagattaaaaagacataattagagaattctgtgCTATCATacctcatttattaaacaaaaacatcacaggataattcattttcattacttaacacacatgcatacatgatcTCAAGATCATTTGAAATGTAACcatcgataactcgtccggattacggcgaaaCGGATTAGAGAGCCGGCACTGTATTTCTAAATGGAGCTGGTCCTTTCAAGAATTTTGTTTAGATTCACAATTCTTTTGTCTaaccaaattacatcatgttacaACCCAATTTCTTTAGGAATATGCGAAAAGCgtgtatcaatgtagccccacagcttaaAGTAGCCCACCTCCCCTTAATTTTACCTTCTATTAAACCTTTTCCATCACACTGATTTTTTACAGTTCACCAGACATTCACTTTTGTCATTATATTTCTTGTGACAGCCATTACGGTCGCCGGTATTTTGTGCTAAAAAGCAGTTTTCGTCGAGGGCgagtttttaaatttgaaatttaaatagtgAAAGTAtatagatacagtagactctctcaaattcgggcatatgggaccgaaatgtcagccgaattaaacagaaattcgggcgacaaactttttgaaatgcaacaattttttattcatgtgcatatagatattgagtttatacactcatatataacgtaaattacatgaaaatccctcaataatgcaaaatcacatcaaaactaagacaaaccatgccaaatttgagaatatttgattcatttgataatcataatcaaacttgaaaaatgacaacaaacttttttcaaatgtaaccgttgcccgaattaaaaagtagcccgatcttaactctttcgcgtctttagggtcatatatgacccgggggaaaaagtttctttttggctatttacattaattgaaatctaactggagtcttgagaaaatgagccaagaatcttacatccttctattatgatgtcgtgcacgaacagatagatttcaattaatgtaaatacccaaaaaaaactttttttccccgagtcatggcattaccctaaagacgcgaaagagttaaaagagccgaatttgcgagagtctactgtacagtagagtctttcaaatctgaatctcttaaattcgaatgccgtttggattcaaaatgtcaattgtgaggttatgttagaaagttcgtaatctaggtgaatgaaaatcgtATATATGTGCTTCTtcttgaatgtttacatacattgtTATCgtttaaaatgaaaaggaagtatgttaccacaaaaacttgcgagaaagtacgagaatttgatttaaagtaaaatttaatctcacacaaatttcgttagttttgaaaaaatcgttcgaatttgggaggtgagaaatgtcaaaaatacccccccgagcgttcgaatttaggagactctactgtacaagcctatagtccccggcgagtggacTTCAATGTTGAAGCGAATTTCCAACTTTCACaaacaaatgcgtatgggaattcttctgcactcgtgaccgttacacgttACCGTTACTCCTCAGGTGGGCCTCTCAACGAAGCGCGGAGGAAGCCAGATTCGTGGTATGGCATCCTCCTCGGAAATGGAAATTTCTCTGCGTTTTCGAACGTTAGTCCCTTGACACATCTGAGGagtagccgagagacggcttaacgtatatagttatatttgaaataatggttaaactacatttccaacattttccattaagccgtctctcggcttaagtcgtaagtatgtctagggggTTACGCGAAATAACTGGGGATTATTTCTCTTTTGGAAGTTACTGATCCCTGTGGAGGGATGAATATACTAGATTCGTGTCTAAATAACTTTTTCCGATCGACTCTGTGAGCTGAGTAAAAGGAGCTGGATTCAAATAGCTGCatacagtaggctctctctcaatcgggaatatggggcaaaatatcatccggtttagcgatagaatttagcgtcaaagcctttgtaggaagaactacagcgaatttgagcgaattagcttcataattaagtgTGTTAATtaatcaacaaaatttgtcacccgattgaaaaagagccgattgagtgagagtctactgcagaggtgtgcaagaaaccgttgaaaccgaattaacgtcaaaataagtttgttgtagtagcgttttgaccattgacgtacatgtttcatttgacgttaattcggtttcaacggtttcttgcacacctctggtctacTGTATAAAAAAGAGAACTTGCCATGGAGGTGATTGTAATtaataagtttctttttttggaGATTCGAGCAACTTACAGAGTCACAAATGCTGTGATTCCTTTAGTACTGTGGTGGCAATGGTGTAATTTTACGCTTCTGCACGTAAAAGTATTGTTATGTACTGTACAAATATTGCTTACCGGTTTCCAAGTAATTTAAGCATTTTTCTTTCACAAGTTCTGTATcgttacatatattttttctcgTTTTACGCATTTATTACCAACTcttttctgcttttttttagtttttaatttataaatataagaaaaatctggtaaatttgtaaaatgacaaaaaaagagaaattatttttttttgtttaaaaatatgtaaaataagtAATTTCCTGGATAATTTGCATAACATTCAatttaaaaacttaattttattaaatttataaagcaATTTATAAGTTAATCTTAAGAAAATAATGTAAAACGTGGAATTTTATTGAGTACGAaaactctaatgaaaaatgatgaattaatgcaattttacgGTACTCACCAGTCTGCCACACAAAATAGAGATCTCCCTGACCATGTGGGTCTTCATGTCTGAAGATTATCTTATCACTGGACATGGTTTTTCACTGGTTTAAATCTCACAAAAATTCACATGAAAACAGCATCACGAAAACTGCGTGTTTTGTTTGTGTAGCAATTGACGTTTCCATGGGAACCGACAGCAGCGCCAACGTAAAAAATCTGTAGCTCAAAAGGTAAACAATGGCGTACAATTTTTTGGATTCCTCTCCTTTTGCCAATATTCCCATTGAATTCTCCGACAATGAGACCCCCTTTGATCTCACACTGGACGACAAGTATCGGGAGTGCGTTCGGATTGTGCAGAAAAAGTGTCGGGACGTGCAGAAGGAAAATGAAAGGCTGATAGCCAGGCTCTATCGCATGAAGAAGATGACCAAGAGAACTGAGAAGGACGTGGCGCTTGTCATGGCTCGTCTGGACAGACACAATCCCGCCTGGAGGCTAGAGCCCCCTCCCCCACCTCTATTCCCTCAGTCAGATGAAATGGGCTCGGTCAAGAAGAGGAGAAAGTCAGGTAAGTCCCAGAAACAATCGCTCTTCTAAAACATCTCTAATACTTACGCTTTTTCCAGTCAAAAAATCAACAGGAAAAGGCGTTAAAGTCAAGGAAGAGACATCTGGAACACTTCCAACCATCCAACATGGTCAAATACCAGGATTCTCAGGGAAATCAGAGTCCGGAAAGGGTGTGAGGAAGCGAATGGAAAAGGATCCAAATGCTCCTAAGAAACCCGCAAATGCATTCTTCCAGTACTGCCAGGAGCAAAGATCAATTGTCCTAGATGAGATTGCCAGCGAAAGACAGCCAGGGGAGCCAGAACCGAGCAAACAGGAGCTCACCAGGCAACTGGCTCAGCGCTGGAGACAAATGGGAAATGACGACAAGCAGATTTACGTGGATATGTACGAGAATTCAAAGCGGAAGTACAACCAAGACATGATGTACTACAAAATGGATACACATGGGGAGAATTCTGGAACTGGAAGTGGGAAATAATCATTTCCGGAAGATTTCCATTTTCTCAATAAACATAACCTTATTTTCTGTAACCCGGTAGACAAACTCAAcaaaaacaatataaaattaAGTGCTTACGCATAATGTCTTTTtcagctatttttttaattgtatttttaacCTTCCCAATCTtaccaaaattttattatgacaGGCATTttacatcaggaaaatttcatgaagtcgaaatttgactctttttctttgtcactATGCACATTCTATCTCATTCCCTCGCACTCTTAAACATCCCTATTCAATTCAGttcaatcaattttgaattgcgaaagaatgaaaaggtgtgccggaaccattatGAATGAAATTCTTAGAAATCTTCATTCCTATCCTTTAAAAGCAACTCCAAAGCTGTAGCAGAGTGTACGAAATGGACACAAATTGCgttaaaaaatgaaaacttgAATTTGAAacgcttaaaattaaatttagaatttagaggCTTTGATATCTTTAGCTCCAGCATACCttctagatcaggaaaatttcataaagataAAACTTACATCCCTCTCTTAAAAGTTTTTCATATGTGCATCCGACATTTTTGTACTCTTCTTATTTTCAACATAAcagcaatttaaatttagttcagtctaattttaAGACCGAAAGAGCGGGAtcagtgggatagacttatgcaaatagtTTGAGAGATTAAGGGAcacgaattttcatttcatgaaataataccgagctaaaaggtgtgccgaaggctgAAGCCGTTTGGGATGAAAAGTCGAACATTTTACATTGAAACTTGGAGCTATTTACATGTATTGGAATTTTCAACATCagtaaattaaatcaaaattcacaggACAACCGAACGACCTAtcccaaatattttttgtttctttttagaGCAGTCTTCGTGTTCTGAAAGAGAATGTTCTGaaagttttgtttttgtatTTTGCGAATTTCGCAATGcattttggagaaaaaggaattctaaaaaaaatttctggtgttttttttttttagatattcctaaatgttttaaaatatcttttggTTTTTGGTTAAGAAATTTAGGTAATGGAGTATCTGTTACCTCTGTTGTCATGTGATTATTTGAAGAAACTCTCTTCGGAATTTTACTTTTCATCACTATGTCACAGAATCCTCTAAAAACAcgaaatagaaatattaaatataatttcacATGATTTATATCGTGTGGAATTGAACTCGAGACAATTAGAAACACGAAGAAGTACTCACTTTCGGGAGATTGCATTTGCAAAAGAAATCTCAAACGAAATGCGACAAAGTCCCGTCTGACcaagtaagcgtggattatagcctcaattaacccctatctttcataccttacttttaagaagctcccatacaaaacaccccttactaaatatatgtgaaggacactgttttgcgttcatggtggtgagcagcggaactacgaaaattgtATTGCCGGCCTTGTTGCtcagctgtcagtgacaagatggaatattttccaatcattttatttgtttttaaaattctcacaacgattctcagtgattttagtgcttttttaataataataaatgtgcgttTCGCatagagaaaagtgtcgtggtaactatAAGCAAATTTCCAAtgttgaaatacgtgtttttatttcctttcgggggtattttttaggagacaattttttttcataatagtttttgcttttctatagaaacgatttaacactttataaagtgttaaatcgttcatcctggttaaataaaacatatccctatctttgtagcttctatAATTTATATAAGATTTGAAGGTGAAATCAAGATGtgaaattgacagtttcattttaCCGCCATTGATATACGTGGCAAGAGTGagtccttaatttgtgcctaccactcggatcttgcctatgagggctaaaatagtgcgTAAAGCTGgatgttaattaatggctcaaggcTGGGTCCCGTTTAACCTGTGTCAGACGGGGTGTTagacaaaatttgaaaataccaACTAAGTCATTAACGGATCTACATCGGGTAAAACaaactacactcagtcccgggatactgcacattttcgggaccgaaaaaaaacgcgTGAAATAGCTTTATGTatatagaaaatttgcatacccgcaggcgatttattttgaatgaatccgccgtagaacgaatttcgtgcggagtaaaagtagttagAGCAAAAAGATTTAACGGTTTAAAAGACATTCATCAGCAAACAGTATTCTCTAGCCAGAGTTCttgaataaattgttagaatatttaaaatttttaccttaataaaagaaattaaagttttttactgaaaaatacGCATAGTGTCTTAAAAATTCCccgcgtcacaaaatagtatacattcaggcgtattttaaaaatgatttcataaattgaccccCAAAAGTAGGCAACCGTGCATAATTTGTAagtgcataatctcgtcagaTGCACAAtctcgaagtgcataatgccgggactgagtgtatgtaATTCTGTTTCTTCAGTTCAATATTGTActctcataaaataaaataaagcgaTAATAATTTCTGATAATCGTTACTTTAACTGTTAAAATTCTTGTATATTTCTTTAACGTTCAAATTACAGAATCTTACATAATAatgcctaatggcctctacacactagagcaatttatgtctatattgaagagtttttcttacacaagagtaaggcaatttgcttcaatatggacataaatttccctagtgtgtagaggccataagagtgACGACATGTTTTTGCGCCTTTACAATGTCCCTCGTTTATTTCAATACATactaaaattgaaaacaaaaaaatagaatattttatattgtaGTACAGTGAGTACAATTATTATGCCCAACAAAAAGCaagttttgttttataaacacatatttgacatttcaatgagattaAATGAAATCTAGATAATATATTCAGTCTTAAACAGTactctttggccagagttcttaaataaattattagaatatttaaaatttttaccttaaaaaattaaagttttaatctGAAAAATAATCATAATGTTTTCAGATTTCCCCCGTCAAAAAATAGTAtacaggcgtatttcaaaaatgataatACGCCACTGTAGTAGTACACTAGTAAACTACTTTCTCAAAatctatacagtagactctcgctaattcggctcttttaagatcgggctactttttaattcgggcagcggttacatttgaaaaaaggttgttgtcatttttcaagtttgattatgattatcaaatgaatcagatatgctcaaatttggcatggtttgtcttagttttgatgtgattttgcattattgagagattttcatgaaatttacgatatatattaGTGTGTAaattcaatatctatatgcacgtGAATAAAATaccgttgcatttcaaaaagtttgtcgcccgaatttctgtctaattcggctgacatttcggtcccatatgttcgaatttgagagagtctactgtacctggTTCCGTTCCTTATATTGAATCGAATACGTTCATATTACGCGTATAAAAGTTCAGTATGCGATCAGGTCCGCTGGGAAATTCTATTGTCAAAACATAACCTTACTTTTCTTGaacgtaaaaaaatataaaaccatctgaggaaaagatatttttgtgaatttccTTATAAGAATCGCAAAGAGAGAGGTAATAATCACGTGCATTACAAATCAAGGAATCAAA
Proteins encoded in this window:
- the LOC129801998 gene encoding uncharacterized protein LOC129801998, whose product is MAYNFLDSSPFANIPIEFSDNETPFDLTLDDKYRECVRIVQKKCRDVQKENERLIARLYRMKKMTKRTEKDVALVMARLDRHNPAWRLEPPPPPLFPQSDEMGSVKKRRKSVKKSTGKGVKVKEETSGTLPTIQHGQIPGFSGKSESGKGVRKRMEKDPNAPKKPANAFFQYCQEQRSIVLDEIASERQPGEPEPSKQELTRQLAQRWRQMGNDDKQIYVDMYENSKRKYNQDMMYYKMDTHGENSGTGSGK